Genomic DNA from Ferroacidibacillus organovorans:
CAAGTACAAACGTGATAGACGCACTTGCTTGCATCGCACTGTGAGGCTGCGGTTGCTGCGAAAGTACGACACTCGTTGCAGCCTGTGCCTGCCCTTTTAGCGTGTAGGAATAGTGGATATGACGCGCCGTGAGGATGGAAATAGCTTGCGAATAACTCAATCCAAGTAGCGACGGGGTGAGGATCTGCCCCTGAGCCATTCCTATATAAAGCGTGACGGGCGTCGATTTCAAAAGAGCGCCGCCTGCCTGCGGCGATGAGTTCACGACTAGCTGAGACGGTCCCGATTGAGTGAGGACGCGAATGCGCGACGCAGAAACGCCAAGCGCCTCTAAACGGGCCATCGCCTGGTGCAACGTTTCGTTTTGAAGAGCAGGCATACGAGGTGTCTTTTGCGAACGAGTGGTTGTCACGTGAGTCGTAGATCCCGTGCTCACTTGATTGACTGTCGTTTGTTGACCGAGATTTTGCGCAATCCAAAGTCCCGTGCTTAAAACAAGAACAGCCAATACAAAAACGATAAATCCAACGCGCAGTAACTTTCGCTTTGCAGCAAATGGCAGCGGCTGCTCAGTTGCCGGCTCAGCCTCGTGGTCCGCAGACACTGTGCCTTGACGTTCACGCTGTTCACGCGCCTTTTTTTCCGCCTCAGCCTCCATCATGCGCTGAACAATGATCGGCACTTCAATCGTATCCTGCAACTGCTCGGCGGCAACTCGTGAAGGAGGATCTACCGGCTGGCTCACAGCGCAACGCATCGTCTGGCGAGGATCAATTTGAAACAAATCAAAGAGGGAGGATCGCAGATCGCTTAACGTCTCATCTTCTTCATGAATCTCCGAAGACCCAAACTTTGCAATCCCATCTGCCGTCAACCCACAGGCTCCTCCATGCAACCGCAACAGATGCAACAGATACACGCGAACGGAGTAAACGCGCTCATTGAGCGTCGGAAGGTGTATCGGCAAAAGCGCCAGAAGTTGCGGCCCGACATGCTGGTCCCATAGCACTTGGGCATTGCGAATGGCCACGGGCAAGCCTGCACGCCAAAGCGACTCCGCCCCCTCAATGACACTTAAACAACGCGCCAAAAGCCGCTCTTTTGGAGTAAAGGATTCTGCTTTTGCAAATGTCGACGGCATAAGAAAGATGCATGCGAGTTCATCTTCTGAGAAAACGCAGTCCAACACATCCGCTACATACTCGTGAGAAAAGGATGATCGGGTTGCAAGCCACTGTTCGACAATCGAACGTTCATCGCGATGAACCGTGCGAACAGCCAGAAATACGCTCCGGTTCAGGCGCACATCTTGCGCGACACCCATGCGCCAACCATCTTCGCCCATTTCAAGGGACGACGCATTGTAGCGCTCGGTCCAGTGCATGTGTGTCTCAACTCCTACCTTGCAGGTTGACTCGCTTCAAGAACTTCACGCTTCGCGAGACGACGCTCAATGCGGTGTGCGCGACGTTCTGGAGCTGTTTCATAGTGTCGTTTTTCTTCATCAGTTTCTGGATAAACAGGAGGCACCGGCGCCGGCTTTCCGTCAGGACCAAGGCCAACAAAGGTGAGATACGACGCACCGGTGAGACGGCGTTCCCCTGTCAGTAGATTTTCCGATTCGATTTTGCAGAAGATTTCCATAGACGTCTTGTATGTACATGTGACAAACGCCTCTAGTATGATGGCTTCTCCCACTCGAATCGGCGCAAGAAAATCGAGGCTGTCACTTGACGCCGTGACAACAGGCATTCGCGCGTGGCGCATGGCAGTGATGCTCGCAAGTTTATCGACATACGCCATCACGCGGCCGCCAAAAATGGTTCCGTGATTGTTTGTGTCGGGAGGCAACACGAGATCAGACATCGTTGTGCGTGAAGCAGAGACTGGTTTGGCATCCATATGCATCTTATCCAAGGAATGGATGGACCAAAGAAATGGTCGTCCATTGAGGTGAAGTAAAGGTTAAATAACCGACGATAATGGCGAGAACGCCCATAACGACCCACATCGTGCGTTTCATGATCGATGTCTCCTTTATGATTCAATCTGGGAACGCGTCATCTCTACACCGACCGTTCCAAAAACCCCCTGAATCGGCGCCCCCGGTTTTTCTAGCCGCACGGTCACCGTTAGAA
This window encodes:
- a CDS encoding PASTA domain-containing protein; amino-acid sequence: MHWTERYNASSLEMGEDGWRMGVAQDVRLNRSVFLAVRTVHRDERSIVEQWLATRSSFSHEYVADVLDCVFSEDELACIFLMPSTFAKAESFTPKERLLARCLSVIEGAESLWRAGLPVAIRNAQVLWDQHVGPQLLALLPIHLPTLNERVYSVRVYLLHLLRLHGGACGLTADGIAKFGSSEIHEEDETLSDLRSSLFDLFQIDPRQTMRCAVSQPVDPPSRVAAEQLQDTIEVPIIVQRMMEAEAEKKAREQRERQGTVSADHEAEPATEQPLPFAAKRKLLRVGFIVFVLAVLVLSTGLWIAQNLGQQTTVNQVSTGSTTHVTTTRSQKTPRMPALQNETLHQAMARLEALGVSASRIRVLTQSGPSQLVVNSSPQAGGALLKSTPVTLYIGMAQGQILTPSLLGLSYSQAISILTARHIHYSYTLKGQAQAATSVVLSQQPQPHSAMQASASITFVLGARP
- a CDS encoding acyl-CoA thioesterase, yielding MDAKPVSASRTTMSDLVLPPDTNNHGTIFGGRVMAYVDKLASITAMRHARMPVVTASSDSLDFLAPIRVGEAIILEAFVTCTYKTSMEIFCKIESENLLTGERRLTGASYLTFVGLGPDGKPAPVPPVYPETDEEKRHYETAPERRAHRIERRLAKREVLEASQPAR